Within Desulfurobacterium thermolithotrophum DSM 11699, the genomic segment CCTGGAGCTTAGCAATTTCCACTTTTCTTGAAATATTTCCTCCAAGATAAAGAGGCACTGAATAAGAAATGCCATATGAAAACTTTTGACTATCAAAAGGTAAAGAGTTCAAAGGACTTGGCATGTGAGACATAGGAACTAATATGTTGTTTCTGTTGTAATGAGTAAAACCAGCAATAACATCTACTTCTCCTAATCTCAAAAGCTTTAAAGATTTACTTTTCTTCTCCAAAGATTTTGCCTGAAGTTCAATAGCTTTTAGTTTTGGATAGTTCTTGATAGCAAGATTTTCAGCTTCTTGTAGTGTAATAGCATAGACCGAAAGAGGTAAAAAAATGAAAAAAATTAGTAAGCCCCCCATTTTTCCTCCAACTAATTAAGAAAAAAGTTGAAAAAGTATCCAACAAAAATAATCGATACACCAACTATAGATGCAAAAATTACTATGAGCCTTGTTTTCATAATCTGCTTAAGTATTAGAAATTCTGGAAACGAAAGTGCCGTTGTAGCCATCATAAATGCAAGAGCTGTCCCTATTGGAACTCCTTTATTAACAAGAGCCTGAATAACTGGCAAAATACCGGCTGAATTGGAATAAAGGGGAATTCCTAACAAAACTGCTAAAGGTACGGACCAAATATTCCCTTTTTTCATTATATTTTCTATTAAACTTTCCGGTACATAACCGTGAATAAATCCTCCTATTGCTATAGCAACAAGAATGTATAACCAAACTTTGCTTAGTATTTCCTTAACTGTACTCCACGCAAACTTTACTCTTTCATCAATAGATAAGGAACGTTCTTTCTCTTGGTGTTCTATTTTTATCTCAAAAACGTAGTCTGCAATTAGAGAACGAGGATTTATAGTATCAATAAATATTCCAGCAATAACCGCAACTACTAAACCTAAAGTAATGTACAAAAGAGTAGCTTTCCATCCAAAGATTGCTAAAAGCAATCCTATAGCTATCTCGTTTACCATTGGTGAAGCTACCAAAAAACTAAAGGCTGATCCAATAGGTATTCCTGCTTCCACAAACCCAATAAACATTGGAACTGCAGAACAGGAACAAAAAGGAGTAAAAACACCAAGAAAAGCCGCAAGAGGATATGAAAAGGTTTTGTACCTTGAGAGAATCCTTCTTGTTTTTTCAAGGGGAAAATAACTTCTTACAAAAGAAATCAAAAATATTATCACCACTAAAAGAGTAAAAATTTTCAACGTATCGTAAATAAAAAAGTGTATAGCTTCAGTAAGACGCTCTCCAGCCTTTAAATTAAGTAGATTGTAAACAACCCAATTTGCCAATAACTCGTGAATCCTGAACATGAATTATTCCTCAATAAGTTCTTTAAGCTGATCTAAGGTTGGTAGAGGTTTACCAGCATGCTTTACTTTTCCATCAACAACCAAAATTGGAGTTGTGAGAACACCACATTTTGCTACTTCTTTAAAATCAACAACTTTTTCCACCTTAGCATTAAGACCAAAGTTTTTTACTGCATCCTTAACTAGCTGAAAGAGAGCTTCACAGTTTGCACAGTTAACAGCGCTAATAACCTTAACTTCTTTCATAGTTCCTCCTATGAAAGATGTCAACCCCCAACACAGAGGTTGCATTTATTTTCAACAAAATCCATAAATTGCCTTCTCTCTCTCAAAACTGCGAACATTACTTTAACCAATTTCCTCGCCGCAGCTATCAGCGCTTTCTTCTTCTCTAAACCTTTCTTAACTAACCCTTCGTAAAATCTTTTAACTGAATTGTCTAACTTGCTGTTCAATAACGCTCTCGTAGCCTGGATAATCTTGTTCCTCGTTCTGCTGTCCCCTTTCTTTGTTATCCTTCCATTTCTAACTTCGTCTCCACTGCTATTAACACGAGGAACAAGTCCAAAATAAGCCGCTACCTTGTCTCCGTTTTCAAACCTCTCTTCGTTACATACGGCAGATATAAAGGCTATAGCTACTATATCTCCTACTCCAGGTATGCTTTTTAGAAGTTCTACTTTTCCCTTAAGCTCCTCATCTTCTCCTATAAAACTCTTGATATCTTCTTCTGTCTCTCTTATCTTATCTGTTAAGTATTCTATTGTTTCTATTTGCCTCCATATCGTTTCTCGTAATGACGGAGGCACTTTCTTCTTCGTTTCTTCCTTTATCCTTTCCATCCCTTTCTTCGTGGTGAGTTCTCTCTTGTTTGTCTTTATCCCATATTCAAGCAATAGGCTATGAAGTCTGTTAATTACCCCTTTTCTCATATCTACAAAGCTATCTCTCTCTTTCATCTTTATCCTTAGCTCTTTTTCTTTTCTCGTCGGGACGTAAACTGTCGGAAGTAAGCCCATTTCATAGTAAATGGCTATCGTTTCTGCATCTATCCTGTCGTTTTTAGCACTGTTAACACCTTTTAGAATGTTCTTAAATTTGTTAGTGTTAACGTAAGTTATTTCATCAACGCAGTTCCTTATCTCCTCCGTAAAAAATGTTACTCCTGTTAAGGTTTCTACCGCAACTTTTACTGAATATCCTTTTTTCCTAAAAGTTGTTAGGTGATTTTTAAATTTCTCTAACTCTTCTGCTTCGTACTTCTTGGTATTAAGTATCCCTGTCAGACAATCTAAATAAGCTGCTGTAAAGCTGTTTTTGTGGTAGTCCACTCCGACATACAGTGTTTTCTCTACCTTCTCCTTCATCTCTACCCCCTGATATGTTTTGTGTTTTGCAACCTCTGCTTCGGAACTATTCCCATACTCCAATACGGCGCTTCCCGCCACTATAATTAGCCGGCAGGAGGCATCGGCTAATCTCCACGCACGGGGCTTATTCCCCAGGGAAAAATCCAGCCTCCTGCCTTTAAAGGTTGCCTCTTTACTATAGTCCCGAATTTCAGGGGGTGACATCTTTTATATCATCTCCTCTAGCTCGGATTCTATGTACTTGCAAAATTAAAACATATATATTATTTTGTCAATAATCAAAACGTTGTTCTTCGTAAAGAAAGAGTAAAGAAAGGGAGGTAGAAATGATTGGCGAAAGTTATTTGGAAATAGGGTTAGTCTCTTTTATCACTTCATTTATCTTTGGGCTTGGGGGACTTGGTTCAGCAGTTGCTCTCATTCCGATTTTAGTGTTTCTAGGAATTCCTTTTTCTATCGCAAGACCTACTGGACTTTTTACAAACTTTGTTTCTACTTTCTCTGCAACACTTCATAATCTTAAAAAAGGAGTAGTAGATTTTAAACTTGCCCTTCCAATAGCTATTACAGCCATACTTGCTGCACCACTTGGTGCTTATTTTTCTCACTTTGTTTCAGAGAAAGTAGTTGGAATAGCCTTTACTCTCTTTCTCTTTTTTGCAGGAACAATGATTTACATACCAAAAAAGGAGCTCTTTAAAGAAAAGTCATCTATTACTCTGCCAGTTCTTACAGGCTTAGTTGCAGGATTTACCTCTGGATTCTTAGGAGTTGGAGGTGGTGGTTTAATATCTCCTATTCTTATAGTTGCAGGATTTAACCCCAAGAAGATAGCAACTGTTACTGCTTTTGCAGTTTCTCTTTCATCATTTACAGGTTTTCTGA encodes:
- a CDS encoding permease, whose protein sequence is MFRIHELLANWVVYNLLNLKAGERLTEAIHFFIYDTLKIFTLLVVIIFLISFVRSYFPLEKTRRILSRYKTFSYPLAAFLGVFTPFCSCSAVPMFIGFVEAGIPIGSAFSFLVASPMVNEIAIGLLLAIFGWKATLLYITLGLVVAVIAGIFIDTINPRSLIADYVFEIKIEHQEKERSLSIDERVKFAWSTVKEILSKVWLYILVAIAIGGFIHGYVPESLIENIMKKGNIWSVPLAVLLGIPLYSNSAGILPVIQALVNKGVPIGTALAFMMATTALSFPEFLILKQIMKTRLIVIFASIVGVSIIFVGYFFNFFLN
- a CDS encoding thioredoxin family protein: MKEVKVISAVNCANCEALFQLVKDAVKNFGLNAKVEKVVDFKEVAKCGVLTTPILVVDGKVKHAGKPLPTLDQLKELIEE
- a CDS encoding IS110 family transposase, with amino-acid sequence MSPPEIRDYSKEATFKGRRLDFSLGNKPRAWRLADASCRLIIVAGSAVLEYGNSSEAEVAKHKTYQGVEMKEKVEKTLYVGVDYHKNSFTAAYLDCLTGILNTKKYEAEELEKFKNHLTTFRKKGYSVKVAVETLTGVTFFTEEIRNCVDEITYVNTNKFKNILKGVNSAKNDRIDAETIAIYYEMGLLPTVYVPTRKEKELRIKMKERDSFVDMRKGVINRLHSLLLEYGIKTNKRELTTKKGMERIKEETKKKVPPSLRETIWRQIETIEYLTDKIRETEEDIKSFIGEDEELKGKVELLKSIPGVGDIVAIAFISAVCNEERFENGDKVAAYFGLVPRVNSSGDEVRNGRITKKGDSRTRNKIIQATRALLNSKLDNSVKRFYEGLVKKGLEKKKALIAAARKLVKVMFAVLRERRQFMDFVENKCNLCVGG
- a CDS encoding sulfite exporter TauE/SafE family protein — translated: MIGESYLEIGLVSFITSFIFGLGGLGSAVALIPILVFLGIPFSIARPTGLFTNFVSTFSATLHNLKKGVVDFKLALPIAITAILAAPLGAYFSHFVSEKVVGIAFTLFLFFAGTMIYIPKKELFKEKSSITLPVLTGLVAGFTSGFLGVGGGGLISPILIVAGFNPKKIATVTAFAVSLSSFTGFLTYLKMGSVDWSITLLAAFPAGIAGYLAAFIGHKYLKPQHLKKILGVIFFLLGIKFLMKLI